The window ATGCGTGGGATCATtaaatacagtaagtacataaGACCAtgatataatatatatacagtaaagTCAGACACACTCAGTAGACCCCAAGAGATGACGGCAGCACAGCTTTGTCACTTCATCAGGTACTAAAGATGTGTTGTCACACTCTCCTCAGCACCTGTGACCCTTGACCCCAACACAGCTGCTCCGTGGCTCCTCCTATCAGAAGACCTCAcgagtgtgagagacagtgatgACAAACAGATGCTTCCGGAAAACCCAGAGAGGTTTGACCCTGATACTGGCGTTCTGGGCCACGAGGGCTTCACCTCAGGAAAACACACCTGGGATGTAGAGGTTGGGGAGAACAGCGCCTGGGTCCTGGGTGTGGCCAAAGAATCTGTCCTGAGGAAGGAAAAAGTATCCTCAGTGCTGAAAAATGGCTACTTATCTGTTTACTTTTACCACAAGATGTATTTTGCAGGAACCTCCCCCCTAACACGTCTTAACCTGAAGAAGAAGCCTCAGAGAATCAGGGTGCAGGTGGattgtgagagggggagagtgtctTTCTCTGATCCGGCAGACAACTCCAACATCTACACATTCAAACACCTCTTTTCTGAAAGGGTCTTCCCCTACTTCTGGGTTGGATGTAAACAGTGTCCTCTCAGGATTGAGCCACTAGAggtctctgtaaaaacgattgaTTGTAGTTGAGAATCTCAATTCataatatatttttcttttgaaGTCTAATTGATTTAGTACATAAATAATATAAGACAGCACTTACACATATTCTGAGATTCTATTCAATTATTAATTGCATGTCACTACACAAGATTGTATTTTCCGattgttattttgttttgtttcagatACTATAATTGTGACAATTAGTAACTGTCTGTTGTTGGAGCAAGAATAAAAGCATGTCAACTAAAGGTgtcatttgttttgtttacttGTAATTGATTAATATAATCATAAATTACTATTACTACTTTGTCTTTCGTTAGAGGGCAGCTGGAATAAACCACTCTTGGAATGTTCAGATCCAGACGTGAGTTAAAACCTCGGAACGGCtaaaatctaaaataatttgtAAAATTCTCCGGAGGGCACCTACTGAGGAGGCCTACATTTAATTATGTTAGTAGACGAATGTTTCAGTCCACCATCGTTTGACTTGTAGGCCTATTAACTTGTGTAAAGGGAACTTCTAATAGGACAGTCGACAAAGCGGTACAGTAACGCACAACGCAGTGTAATGAAGAAGACAGAAGTAGGCTACGTCTTATACCTATATTATAATAGTGTTTGAAGGAATATATTGTTATtatgtctatgtatgtgtgtataacgTTTTTAAGATGGTTTGAATGATTGTTTGACTTAATGTTGTGTAAACCCGTCACTATGCCCTCGATAGCCTCCCTCTAGAGTTAGCAAATCGCACatggttttttgttttttttaaattgagtaAAAGGATAGCTTAGACGGTGACCATTACTTGTGTCTCCTGTGCTTTGGAACAGAAACCATCGAATTAATTATTAATTTTAGATATATCCTTGCAGTTTTTAAAGTAGATACTCCTGCTTTAAACTCGTATTTCTCTACAGATTATAAAAGAGACTAACCTCTCAACAAGCAagatgaaaaagagaaaggaaagtGAGATTTCTCGCAAAGATTCACCTTCAGCGTCATCCAAAGTCAGCTTTCTGAGCTCCCGTCTTCTTCTTCTGGAGATGCCCTCTGACACCAACACCAGCCTTCCAGTGTGGGACAGTATGCGCTCACAACAAGTGGACATCGGATGGACTGTGACACCTTACAGTATTAATGTTTGTTTCACTCCTCTTCTGTCCAAGCCGGTGCCAGCCCCAGGGTGTAGCCAAATCAGTGTCACACCCAGGACCACCCTGGCCTCAACCCAGCCCCAGACCGGAGCCATCAGCCTTCAACAAATCATCATCCAATCCCTGTCTCAACACGCAGGTTCAGACCCAAACACTCCTAATGTCCTGGTCACTTTCCCCCAGAGCAGCCTCCAGATATCCCTACCACCTCACCCTCCCGgcctccccacccccaaccaGGTCCTCATCCCCAACTCTGTCATCCTCCCGTTGCCTTTTATCATCAAGCAACCTCAACCTCCAACTCAGCCCAGCACCTCTGCCAAGAAAGATAGCACTGTAGCCACCACAAGCTACCAGGCCCAGTTCACAACCTCTACTCcacccctgtctgcctgtcacctcTTCCACACCAAGAACTCCCCTGACATCCAGATATGCGACCACTTCCTGATCAACGATTGTTTCCTTGGGCTCAAGTGcaagaaacatcacacgccGTTCCCCTTCCACTGGCAGCTGCGGAACAGCACGTGCGATCAGTGGTTGGACTTTTCCACTTGTAACCAGGTACGCCTGGAGAGGCTGTACTGTCATGTCAGCAGAGACGAGATAAGCGTGCGTGATGGGTGAGTAGAGTAATGCAGCATACTCTAATACACTATGGATATTTGTGGTTTGTTTCTGCTTTAATTAGCCAGATACTGTAAccaagatgttattgttgctttGTATCTTTTTGTCCATTGTACCTGGTAGCTGAAGACTTTAACTCTTACCGAATACTGTTAAAACTATGTCCATGATCTTCTGCCGTACCTTCTATGCACTCTTTGTCGTGTCTTTTTGGATGAAAGTATGtgtcaaatgaatgaaatgcatTTATTATGTCAAGCTTATTCAGAAATGTGAAATCTTGTGTCCAATTCACTTCATTTGGACATCATTTCCCAACATTATGTGTTGTGAATATCTTTCAGAATGTCTGTAGTCACCTTGTCGTTTGACACTATGGAGGTTGGAAAATCTGAGAAGTATGACCTGGTTAGGCGTCTCTCCAACACCTCCAACCGAATGTGTAACCCCCACTTCCCTACCGAGTGGCACTTTTTCTGGTGGAACTACCTTAACTGGGAAGAGTACAAACAGGTAGGGCTACtgtgcacacaaccacacacacatacacacgaccacacgcacacacaaacacattgcatTGGCATCTTCCTCTGTACCAGTCAATCTCTTCTTCTGTCCTTCGACTGCATGTCATTAATACTGAGCTTTAGTGATAGGAgtgtctgtgatggctttggcAGGATGTGTCTAAGCTCCTTCTGGATGCGATGGCCAGTGAAAGACTGGACTGTCGCTTCCACATCGGATCCCAGGAGTACATGGTGAACTTCCTCAGCATGACCCAGACCAATGTCACCACAGGCTTTGAGCGCAGGATCCGATGGAGACCGGCCTACCGTTCGGTGCTAGACCTGCTGCCTCACCTCAGGTACAGCCCATTGCTGAGTGGGGCTGGAGTTTACAAATACAACATGTCtgaatgtgggggggggggggggggggggggggggggagacatgtCAACCCAATACTTAGTGCAATCTAGCTAGTGTCGAGCCCAATCTGGGGAAATCTAAATCACAGACAGCACTTTTACATCGCCTCAACTTTCCACTCACTGCACAGGAAAGGCATTTTGACTGTCCCCACTCCTGCTGATTCACCGGCGGGTAACTTCAGCGTGGATCCCCTGGAAGAGTTCTCCACCTGGTACCCTCCCACGTGGGCTCCAAACCCAGAGCAGAACAGCATCATGGTGGACGTGCCCCCCTTCTCTCCAGTCTACCAGAAGATCTACCGCCTGTTCCACCAGAGCCTGCCAGAGATCAGCGTGGAGATCCTCAACATCCTGCAGATTCAAAACGTCCTCCATTGGGACAAGTTCCAGAGGTATAGGAAGTAACCAATACCTACTGCTTTACAAGTTTCACTGTAACAATGAGTAATGCCGCCAAGTCAGAGTTAATCCTATAGCACATTTAAACACAACAATGTACAATCATGTGAGTGTCTTTCCGAATGTGTTTAGGCACCTTGTGCTAACAAGTCTGTGTTGCCCCAGACATAAGGAGCACATGCTGAAGTGTGACCCCAGGGCAGGTCAGGGGCTGGAGCGACATCTGTTCCACGGCACCCCAGGCACCAACATTCAAGACATCTGCCACAACAACATCGACCCGCGCGTCGCCGGGGTCAACGGCGTGTCTCACGGGTACGGTGCCTACTTTGCCTGCGACGCTAGCTACTCCAACACCTACGCTACCCCGTCTGGTGACAGCCTGACCCAACACATGTTCCTCGCCAAGGTTCTGGTGGGCAAGATGGTCGTGGGAAAGCAGAAGTTCCGCCGTCCCCCGCCGGTCAACAAGAACAACTACAACCTGTACGACTCCTGTGTGGACAGCCTGTCCAAGCCCTCCATCTTTGTAGTCTTTGACAGGTGCCAGTGCTACCCATACTACCTAATCAAGTACAGAGAGCTGCCCCTGGTGGTGGAATTGGTGTGAGCCTAGTGAATATGTTAGTTTTGTTAACAAGTAAATGTTAATTCTGAAGAAGATTGACTGTGACTCGAGTTACAGAGATCCAGACATAAGATGTCAAAACTGTTTACTGTTGAATATTTTTGTTCACCTGGTTCAAAGGAAAATTGTATCTGCAGTAGATCACCTTTTATCTTTAGATGAATACAAATGACGCATGGGTCCAGTGGAGTTTAACCATTATCAAGTAGAAAAAAAAGATGAGTGGAAGAGGATATGCAATCTTCCAGTTTAATTCAGAGTTTCTTCATGGTAAACAGTGGATATGTTTGTATGTTTTCCAACTGTTTATTTTGACTAAGTAGTGTTTCTGAAAAAATAAACTGTTAAGtcaaatattcacaaatgtTCTGTATATAAATTAAAAATAAAGCAAATGTTTCTTACTGTAAATGAAACAACGAGTCTAAATCACTTACAATAAATTCATTTAATTTACATTCATATGAAATTAGATCTGAACATATGCCATAAAAGTACACTAGATTATGAATGGAATGTCATTTACCAAAAATCTCATAGTAAAAGTTGTATTATTTAAATAACTTGTACGTTGTATCAAACCTTTCCCTTCGTTTTCAAAAAAGCTAAACTTCCTTAAGGGTTCTGGCACACACATGATCAGTGCTGAAACATGTTGTTCTGGAATCAACCATTTTCTTACTCAAGAGAAATCATTCCACTGCTCATAATAAGCGACATTCTATTACATCATTAAAATAACCTTGTGTTTCCAAAGATCCATTGTAAGGTAATTTTACTCTTGGGCTAGTCTTTTGACTGAAACTAGGAATTCTGAACCCCTATTACCAAGGTATTGTTCCAGTCTAAGCTTCTTGTTTTATTATTTCAACAGTATTGTGTTGTATTATGAAATCTGATATAATTTGTAATGGTTGGGTAGATTTATTTTGGCGAAGGTTTAGTATAGGCCATTATATTCTCTTCCTGTCCTAACATGACATTTAGTTGACATTTTGTAACATTTTCAGTTCATAGAAAAGTGAACATTATGTCATAAACGATAAAATAAATCCCTTTATCTCTCCGGAACTACTCCATTTGTTTTCCTGCATGGTTTAAACATAGTAATTTTCTGTGACGTTATAGTACCATGCTATGTAGAAAAACTATAGACACTTcactaaaacacaaacacagatatttGTAGTTAAGTAATAATCTGCTCAGATTAAACAGGAACCTGTAGTGATAAGAAAGTATTAAATGGATATGAAAGGATATAAATGTCATGgatactttttcttttttaagcaGAAATCAACGACATGGTCACAATCTCTGTGACATTAATGCAAGAGCACAAAAACGAAGGAAGGCAATAAAAGCAACATTAAAAACAATCTGCCACAAAATATAACGCAACGGTAATTTCCAGGCAGCAAGTCATTCAAATCTAATACCGTGTGATGTGAGTGATGAGGCATGTTCTGTGCTTGAGTTCACCTTCACTGGAGTGTTGGGGACTGTGTCCTCTTTCCCTTTATACACATTCACCAATTAACAATGACTAAATTGTAAAACTGCAAGTACAAACTTGTTTAAACACAAAGCATTGCTTAAATACAAATAGAAACAAAGGCGTCATAGCCTTAAGTTCCCCTCTTGGTGCAGTGGTAGTTTAATGGTTCCTGTTGATCCGAGTGGCCCACACGCGTCTCACCCAAGTTATCCCCCTCCTCTTGGTCAGTTTGATTTGACTGTCATGATTTGACAAGTCGCtgacagggagaggagtggtgttAGGAGGACATGTCATTAGCAGGAAGGCGAGCAGAGTTCATGGTTTTCCTTTCCGAGGCAAAGTACAGCTACAGCTGGTCAACGGTACAGGGAATCTGAGTCTGAGCACCGAAGCAGGGGAATGGTCAGGCACCCAGTCCTGTGGAGAGATAgggggcgagtgtgtgtgtgtgtgtgtatgggggggggttaTCATGCTGAAGTGGGGCGGTGTGGTCACTCGCAGGCCAGTTTGCTGTCGAAGCTGGACAGGCCAATGGCGAAGGCCTGCAGGGCACACATGGGGTAGTTGTAGTCCAGGGTGAACACGTCCTCGGCCACTCTGCCAAACTGCATGACGATGTAGTCCGCTGTCAGGGTCAAAAGGGAGACAGTTGAACCTCACATGAAACTACGAACAACAAGGATCTACACAACCTGATctagagtagggagagagaaagagagagagaacgagagggggaAACACGGACTAGACCCACGATCGTTGTCATGGACGATCTGAAAGTTCTTGACGGAGGCCTGGGTGACGCGGCCGTGGAAGTTGAGCACGTAGGACTGGGTGTCGTCGTTCCACACCGGGGCCTTGTTGTGCAGCTCGATCAGGTTGTCCAGGGAGTGGTTCTGCCACTTACTCAGCAGGCTGTCCTGCTCCTGcagagtcaacacacacacacagctgtcacacAGACTGCACACTCATACGCaaactctggtgtgtgtgaggacaaatTGCCCCATATTATTTGCAATTATGAGAATGATGTAATTCTGTGCTGGTTCTGAAATGACAGGCCTGCAGCGAGTATGATGATGTCAGTAGTGAACGCGGCGATAATACACCGAGACAGCACCGATAACACTCTCTTAGTCCGTGCGacagaggaagtgacatcataggCCCGGACTCACGCTGGTGGGGCGGACAGGGACCCTCTCGAAGTTCATGTTCATACCAGGGATGATGACGGTCATCTTCCGTGGACCTTTGAAGCCAAGCACATTAGTCTCCTGTGAAGGAAGACGAGAgttcagaaccacacacacctgtcttaaGGATTAAATAActccagtgtttgtgtgtctgcctgtgtgtgtgtctgcatgtgtgtgtgtgtgtgtgtgagggactcACGTAGCAGATGGCCGCCAGCTCCTGCCGTGTGTTGctctcctccagaagggtcccagggttcttgcaggggTTGGTGCCGTTGTCATACACCGTGAACTTGGTCCCCATCAGGTTGGACCTGCAGCACCAACAGGAAAACACAATGAGGTTCTTACGTCTAGCCGTGCTCCACCGACAGCCCTTCACCCAGAAGGCTGGAATATAAAGTGACAGCGAGGCTCTGAATGATTTAGTGTTTTGGTTGGACTATCCCTTTAACACCAGCTGCTTAAGCTGAGAGCGTCTGTGGTGGGCGTCTTGCCTTAGCTTCCCCATGAAGCTCTCTCCCTCGCGTGATAGGTCCGTGGGATCCACGGAGATCAGGTAGTTGGAGGTCttgctcttcttcctcttcctccccgcgAGCAGGAACAGCTGGCAGACACGACAACGCACACCAGGAGATTATTGCCGTTTCTCGGCAATGACACGCAAGACAACCGTGGGGGAAACGAGATGACTCGGAACCATGGGTTGTGTTCACAATTGGAGGTTAAAAACCAGAACGGACGCCCTACCCGCctgccatcctctctctccaggtgcatGAAGTAGGTAGGGTACAGGCCTCGGTCCATGCCCTTCTTGTCCCTGGTGATGCGACACTTGACCGTGGCGCCCCTAGGGGCAGGACGCAGCACAAACTCCTCCAGGTTGTCCACCTCAATCAGGGGGCTCTCTGCTGTGGGAGAACCTGTGGTGACatactcctgacacacacacacacacacacggatacgtTAAAACAATCGTTTTTGTTCCGCATTTAGCCACAGAGGGAAGCCAGTCAGAAGTAGGACTGTAGGCCTGGTTCTTACTGTGTTAGACTTGGTGCTGGAGGCTGACGCCGGCCTGGTGGACTCTGTGTTCGGGGACAGGGACCGAGTCcgatcttcctcctcatctccctcatctTCGCTGGCCTCGTCGTAGTGCATGCT of the Osmerus mordax isolate fOsmMor3 chromosome 17, fOsmMor3.pri, whole genome shotgun sequence genome contains:
- the tulp3 gene encoding tubby-related protein 3 isoform X3 — protein: MSMERRALLEQKQRRKRQEPLMVQPNPEARPRRSKPRRSEEQAPLVSSRLSNTSDVIMDGIDGPAAFLVPEPPDLGTKIQILSVSQPQPQPLSQLKPQSPPADEPERDGDTETLLEPKTDIHELLQKREAWDCSLSSQPPPSEAGPARDRVNQLRSNPEEEGPEGSGEGPERPLSARVKLLQSGLSGSMHYDEASEDEGDEEEDRTRSLSPNTESTRPASASSTKSNTEYVTTGSPTAESPLIEVDNLEEFVLRPAPRGATVKCRITRDKKGMDRGLYPTYFMHLEREDGRRLFLLAGRKRKKSKTSNYLISVDPTDLSREGESFMGKLRSNLMGTKFTVYDNGTNPCKNPGTLLEESNTRQELAAICYETNVLGFKGPRKMTVIIPGMNMNFERVPVRPTSEQDSLLSKWQNHSLDNLIELHNKAPVWNDDTQSYVLNFHGRVTQASVKNFQIVHDNDPDYIVMQFGRVAEDVFTLDYNYPMCALQAFAIGLSSFDSKLACE
- the tulp3 gene encoding tubby-related protein 3 isoform X4, with product MDTIKSGGSQQPVYSRWSYRPSSSSSFSSTSAASALDDDSTSLRQQKLEKQRALLEQKQRRKRQEPLMVQPNPEARPRRSKPRRSEEQAPLVSSRLSNTSDVIMDGIDGPAAFLVPEPPDLGTKIQILSVSQPQPQPLSQLKPQSPPADEPERDGDTETLLEPKTDIHELLQKRGLSGSMHYDEASEDEGDEEEDRTRSLSPNTESTRPASASSTKSNTEYVTTGSPTAESPLIEVDNLEEFVLRPAPRGATVKCRITRDKKGMDRGLYPTYFMHLEREDGRRLFLLAGRKRKKSKTSNYLISVDPTDLSREGESFMGKLRSNLMGTKFTVYDNGTNPCKNPGTLLEESNTRQELAAICYETNVLGFKGPRKMTVIIPGMNMNFERVPVRPTSEQDSLLSKWQNHSLDNLIELHNKAPVWNDDTQSYVLNFHGRVTQASVKNFQIVHDNDPDYIVMQFGRVAEDVFTLDYNYPMCALQAFAIGLSSFDSKLACE
- the tulp3 gene encoding tubby-related protein 3 isoform X1 — encoded protein: MDTIKSGGSQQPVYSRWSYRPSSSSSFSSTSAASALDDDSTSLRQQKLEKQRALLEQKQRRKRQEPLMVQPNPEARPRRSKPRRSEEQAPLVSSRLSNTSDVIMDGIDGPAAFLVPEPPDLGTKIQILSVSQPQPQPLSQLKPQSPPADEPERDGDTETLLEPKTDIHELLQKREAWDCSLSSQPPPSEAGPARDRVNQLRSNPEEEGPEGSGEGPERPLSARVKLLQSGLSGSMHYDEASEDEGDEEEDRTRSLSPNTESTRPASASSTKSNTEYVTTGSPTAESPLIEVDNLEEFVLRPAPRGATVKCRITRDKKGMDRGLYPTYFMHLEREDGRRLFLLAGRKRKKSKTSNYLISVDPTDLSREGESFMGKLRSNLMGTKFTVYDNGTNPCKNPGTLLEESNTRQELAAICYETNVLGFKGPRKMTVIIPGMNMNFERVPVRPTSEQDSLLSKWQNHSLDNLIELHNKAPVWNDDTQSYVLNFHGRVTQASVKNFQIVHDNDPDYIVMQFGRVAEDVFTLDYNYPMCALQAFAIGLSSFDSKLACE
- the LOC136960479 gene encoding protein mono-ADP-ribosyltransferase TIPARP-like, translating into MKKTEIIKETNLSTSKMKKRKESEISRKDSPSASSKVSFLSSRLLLLEMPSDTNTSLPVWDSMRSQQVDIGWTVTPYSINVCFTPLLSKPVPAPGCSQISVTPRTTLASTQPQTGAISLQQIIIQSLSQHAGSDPNTPNVLVTFPQSSLQISLPPHPPGLPTPNQVLIPNSVILPLPFIIKQPQPPTQPSTSAKKDSTVATTSYQAQFTTSTPPLSACHLFHTKNSPDIQICDHFLINDCFLGLKCKKHHTPFPFHWQLRNSTCDQWLDFSTCNQVRLERLYCHVSRDEISVRDGMSVVTLSFDTMEVGKSEKYDLVRRLSNTSNRMCNPHFPTEWHFFWWNYLNWEEYKQDVSKLLLDAMASERLDCRFHIGSQEYMVNFLSMTQTNVTTGFERRIRWRPAYRSVLDLLPHLRKGILTVPTPADSPAGNFSVDPLEEFSTWYPPTWAPNPEQNSIMVDVPPFSPVYQKIYRLFHQSLPEISVEILNILQIQNVLHWDKFQRHKEHMLKCDPRAGQGLERHLFHGTPGTNIQDICHNNIDPRVAGVNGVSHGYGAYFACDASYSNTYATPSGDSLTQHMFLAKVLVGKMVVGKQKFRRPPPVNKNNYNLYDSCVDSLSKPSIFVVFDRCQCYPYYLIKYRELPLVVELV
- the tulp3 gene encoding tubby-related protein 3 isoform X2 — protein: MSYYSIRPSSSSSFSSTSAASALDDDSTSLRQQKLEKQRALLEQKQRRKRQEPLMVQPNPEARPRRSKPRRSEEQAPLVSSRLSNTSDVIMDGIDGPAAFLVPEPPDLGTKIQILSVSQPQPQPLSQLKPQSPPADEPERDGDTETLLEPKTDIHELLQKREAWDCSLSSQPPPSEAGPARDRVNQLRSNPEEEGPEGSGEGPERPLSARVKLLQSGLSGSMHYDEASEDEGDEEEDRTRSLSPNTESTRPASASSTKSNTEYVTTGSPTAESPLIEVDNLEEFVLRPAPRGATVKCRITRDKKGMDRGLYPTYFMHLEREDGRRLFLLAGRKRKKSKTSNYLISVDPTDLSREGESFMGKLRSNLMGTKFTVYDNGTNPCKNPGTLLEESNTRQELAAICYETNVLGFKGPRKMTVIIPGMNMNFERVPVRPTSEQDSLLSKWQNHSLDNLIELHNKAPVWNDDTQSYVLNFHGRVTQASVKNFQIVHDNDPDYIVMQFGRVAEDVFTLDYNYPMCALQAFAIGLSSFDSKLACE